One stretch of Variovorax sp. TBS-050B DNA includes these proteins:
- a CDS encoding multifunctional CCA addition/repair protein, with protein METYLVGGALRDRLLGRPVSDHDWLVVGATPEEMTARGYLPVGRDFPVFLHPRTREEYALARTERKSAPGYRGFTIHAAPDVTLEQDLARRDLTVNAIAMPAEFVGPDGQFEPTPERLADPFHGRRDLAQKLLRHVTDAFREDPVRILRVARFAARFDDFTVAAETMALMREMVAAGEADALVPERVWQELSRGLMEVRPSRMFEVLRACGALAVLLPEVDRLWGVPQPEAHHPEVDTGVHLMMVIDTSARLQAPLAVRFACLMHDLGKGTTDPEALPRHIGHEQRSAELLQAVCERWRVPVEIRELAEVVAREHGNIHRSGELGAAALVRLLERCDAFRKPARFADALLACECDARGRLGFEDRAYPQRERLLGALAAAAGVATDAVARAAQQSGATGPRIGEAIHRARVQAVAASMR; from the coding sequence ATGGAAACCTATCTCGTCGGCGGCGCATTGCGCGACCGGTTGCTCGGACGCCCGGTGTCCGACCATGACTGGCTGGTGGTCGGCGCCACGCCGGAGGAAATGACGGCGCGCGGCTACCTGCCCGTGGGGCGCGACTTCCCGGTGTTCCTGCATCCCCGCACGCGCGAGGAATACGCGCTGGCCCGCACCGAGCGCAAGAGCGCCCCCGGCTACCGCGGCTTCACCATCCATGCCGCACCCGACGTCACGCTCGAGCAGGACCTCGCGCGGCGCGACCTCACCGTCAACGCGATCGCGATGCCGGCCGAGTTCGTCGGACCCGACGGGCAGTTCGAGCCCACGCCCGAGCGCCTGGCCGATCCCTTCCACGGCCGCCGCGACCTCGCGCAGAAGCTGCTGCGCCACGTGACCGACGCCTTCCGCGAGGACCCGGTGCGCATCCTGCGCGTGGCGCGCTTCGCCGCGCGCTTCGACGACTTCACGGTCGCGGCCGAGACCATGGCGCTGATGCGGGAGATGGTCGCGGCCGGCGAAGCCGATGCGCTGGTGCCCGAGCGCGTCTGGCAGGAGCTCTCGCGCGGGCTCATGGAGGTGCGCCCCTCGCGCATGTTCGAGGTGCTGCGCGCCTGCGGCGCGCTCGCGGTGCTGCTGCCCGAGGTCGACCGGCTCTGGGGCGTGCCGCAGCCCGAGGCGCACCACCCGGAGGTGGACACCGGCGTGCACCTGATGATGGTGATCGACACCAGCGCGCGGCTCCAGGCGCCGCTGGCCGTGCGCTTCGCCTGCCTGATGCACGACCTCGGCAAGGGCACCACCGACCCCGAAGCGCTGCCGCGCCACATCGGCCACGAGCAGCGCAGCGCCGAACTGCTGCAGGCGGTGTGCGAGCGCTGGCGCGTGCCGGTGGAGATCCGCGAACTGGCCGAGGTGGTGGCGCGCGAGCACGGCAACATCCACCGCAGCGGCGAACTGGGCGCGGCCGCGCTGGTGCGGCTGCTGGAGCGCTGCGACGCCTTCCGCAAGCCCGCGCGCTTCGCCGACGCGCTGCTGGCCTGCGAGTGCGATGCGCGCGGGCGCCTCGGCTTCGAGGACCGCGCCTATCCGCAGCGCGAGCGGCTGCTCGGCGCGCTCGCGGCCGCGGCCGGCGTGGCGACCGACGCCGTCGCGCGCGCCGCGCAGCAGTCGGGCGCCACCGGGCCGCGCATCGGCGAGGCGATCCACCGCGCGCGGGTGCAGGCCGTGGCGGCTTCGATGCGATAG
- a CDS encoding OmpW family outer membrane protein encodes MKKTVFALAALGALASGSAWAQKAGDWVIGTGWIHLAPQDSSKPLTLTAPVRSVVAGSGASVGNSDTLGLSAVYFIDSHWAVEGVLGVPPKFKLDGEGTLARVGELGEARQWSPTILGKYYFNEGTDAFRPFVGLGATYVWYSDIKLTPGLQGALGSQLRQRPLSTSTTAELDSSFAPVFNIGASYQLDKNWGISFSVSYIPLKTKAKLTTTSVTGLPIATSEARLKLNPIVTYLSATYRF; translated from the coding sequence ATGAAGAAAACAGTGTTTGCGCTGGCGGCCCTGGGTGCGCTCGCGTCCGGGAGTGCATGGGCGCAGAAGGCCGGAGACTGGGTCATCGGTACCGGATGGATCCACCTGGCGCCGCAGGATTCGAGCAAGCCGCTGACGCTGACAGCGCCGGTGCGCAGCGTGGTCGCGGGCTCGGGCGCCTCGGTCGGCAACTCGGACACGCTCGGGCTGAGCGCGGTGTACTTCATCGACAGCCACTGGGCGGTCGAGGGCGTGCTCGGCGTGCCGCCGAAGTTCAAGCTCGACGGCGAGGGCACGCTGGCGCGCGTGGGCGAACTCGGCGAGGCGCGGCAGTGGAGCCCGACCATCCTCGGCAAGTACTACTTCAACGAGGGCACCGACGCCTTCCGCCCGTTCGTGGGCCTGGGCGCGACCTACGTCTGGTACAGCGACATCAAGCTCACGCCGGGTCTGCAGGGCGCGCTCGGCAGCCAGCTGCGCCAGCGGCCGCTGTCCACCTCGACCACGGCCGAACTCGACAGCTCCTTCGCACCGGTGTTCAACATCGGCGCCTCCTACCAGCTCGACAAGAACTGGGGCATCTCGTTCTCGGTCTCGTACATCCCGCTCAAGACCAAGGCCAAGCTCACGACCACCTCGGTCACCGGCCTGCCGATCGCGACCAGCGAGGCGCGGCTGAAGCTCAACCCGATCGTGACCTACCTGTCGGCCACGTACCGGTTCTGA
- a CDS encoding glutathione S-transferase family protein yields the protein MRKLYIGNKNYSSWSMRPWVLMKQAGIPFEEVKLRFDSFAADSQFKQAIAKLNPIAKVPVLVDDELVIWDSLAIAEYLAETFPDKQLWPRAAADRARARSICAEMHAGFGNLRTLCGMNIEARLPDVGAKLLQEHPALGGEVERIVQMWGDLLAAHGGPMLFGEFGIADAYFAPVGTRIKTYGLPVPAAITAYIERVQALPGVKAWIDDALAENDFLPFEEHYRQQR from the coding sequence ATGCGCAAGCTCTACATCGGCAACAAGAACTACTCCTCCTGGTCCATGCGGCCCTGGGTGCTCATGAAGCAGGCCGGCATTCCGTTCGAGGAAGTGAAGCTGCGCTTCGACTCCTTCGCGGCCGATTCGCAGTTCAAGCAGGCCATCGCCAAGCTCAACCCGATCGCCAAGGTGCCGGTGCTCGTCGACGACGAACTCGTGATCTGGGACAGCCTCGCGATCGCCGAATACCTCGCCGAGACCTTCCCCGACAAGCAGCTCTGGCCGCGCGCGGCGGCCGACCGCGCCCGTGCGCGCAGCATCTGCGCCGAGATGCACGCCGGCTTCGGCAACCTGCGCACCCTCTGCGGCATGAACATCGAGGCCCGGCTCCCGGATGTGGGCGCGAAGCTGCTCCAGGAGCATCCCGCGCTCGGCGGCGAGGTCGAGCGCATCGTGCAGATGTGGGGCGACCTGCTCGCCGCGCATGGCGGGCCGATGCTGTTCGGCGAGTTCGGCATTGCCGACGCGTACTTCGCACCCGTCGGCACCCGCATCAAGACCTACGGCCTGCCGGTGCCGGCCGCCATCACCGCCTACATCGAGCGGGTGCAGGCGCTGCCCGGCGTGAAGGCGTGGATCGACGACGCCCTGGCCGAGAACGACTTCCTTCCGTTCGAGGAACACTACCGCCAGCAGCGCTGA
- a CDS encoding MgtC/SapB family protein — protein sequence MSWTAEVLDTVAAEFSDVGDVAQLTRIVVRLMLAAVLGFMLGFEREQHGKAAGVRTHMLVAIGSAMFVLIPQQSGIEPADMSRVIQGLVAGVGFLCAGTILKQVRDEQQVQGLTTAAGLWMTAAIGMACGLGREVTAVLSALLALAVLAVVPRLVALIERLVGPPRDEGGPGSSPRVIASPEDPPPH from the coding sequence ATGAGCTGGACCGCCGAGGTCCTCGACACCGTCGCGGCCGAGTTCTCGGACGTGGGCGACGTCGCCCAGCTCACGCGCATCGTCGTGCGGCTGATGCTCGCGGCGGTGCTCGGCTTCATGCTCGGCTTCGAGCGCGAGCAGCACGGCAAGGCCGCCGGCGTGCGCACCCACATGCTGGTGGCGATCGGGTCGGCGATGTTCGTGCTGATCCCGCAGCAGTCGGGCATCGAGCCGGCCGACATGAGCCGGGTGATACAGGGCCTGGTCGCGGGCGTGGGTTTTCTCTGCGCGGGCACCATCCTCAAGCAGGTCAGGGACGAACAGCAGGTGCAGGGCCTCACCACCGCCGCCGGCCTGTGGATGACCGCGGCCATCGGCATGGCCTGCGGGCTCGGCCGCGAGGTGACGGCGGTGCTGAGCGCGCTGCTCGCCTTGGCGGTGCTCGCGGTGGTGCCGCGCCTCGTCGCATTGATCGAACGGCTGGTGGGCCCGCCGCGCGACGAAGGCGGCCCCGGCAGTTCACCGCGCGTGATCGCTTCGCCCGAAGACCCGCCGCCGCACTGA
- a CDS encoding 5-formyltetrahydrofolate cyclo-ligase produces the protein MDKSKDAGTSATASFLKEQLRKALVEQRLAMPDRLARADQLQRVMRIWLVGRPDTVIGAYWPIKGEFDPLPALHRWKEDGELMDEPQRRRIGLPVIDKVHKTLTFHAWYPGCQMEEDAYGIPKPKDTELIVPTLLFVPCVGYSAGGYRLGYGGGFYDRTLAALEPRPFTVGLGFTHGFLDEYQPEAHDLPLDAILNDNGVVWPVG, from the coding sequence ATGGACAAGTCAAAGGATGCCGGCACCTCGGCGACCGCAAGTTTTCTCAAGGAACAGCTGCGCAAGGCGCTCGTCGAACAGCGCCTGGCCATGCCCGACCGGCTGGCCCGCGCCGACCAGCTGCAGCGCGTGATGCGGATCTGGCTGGTGGGCCGGCCCGACACCGTGATCGGCGCCTACTGGCCGATCAAGGGCGAGTTCGATCCGCTGCCCGCGCTGCACCGCTGGAAGGAAGACGGCGAACTGATGGACGAACCGCAGCGCCGCCGCATCGGCCTGCCGGTGATCGACAAGGTCCACAAGACCCTGACCTTCCATGCCTGGTATCCCGGCTGCCAGATGGAGGAAGACGCCTACGGCATCCCCAAGCCCAAGGACACCGAGCTCATCGTGCCCACGCTGCTGTTCGTGCCCTGCGTGGGCTACAGCGCCGGCGGCTACCGGCTGGGCTACGGCGGCGGCTTCTACGACCGCACGCTGGCGGCCCTCGAACCGCGGCCGTTCACCGTGGGCCTGGGCTTCACCCACGGCTTTCTCGACGAGTACCAGCCCGAGGCGCACGACCTGCCGCTCGACGCGATCCTGAACGACAACGGCGTGGTCTGGCCTGTTGGCTAG
- a CDS encoding LysR substrate-binding domain-containing protein, with protein MQHSQTHLRSRPISAGHLRAFEAVARHLNFRAAAEEMALTQSAVSRQIQSLEEEVGVALFLRHTRAVELTSAGAQLLLAVQQSLPRIDTAVRQIRQSAGRKSVSLTTFASFASMWLIPRLEAFQRDNPEIDIRIDASDVAVDLEVADVDIALRYGPRESMPDGAVRLFGETLTPVASPWLIKSSPPIRTPEDITRFTLIEAGDAHRTHLEWLTWRRWFEVNGLERAQPRRWLYFNYAYQMVQAALTGQGVVLARSSLIAESLANGDLVEVLPQHRMDSPMGYWLIAGPRLALRPEIKAFSEWLQAQAVTTRETIGEVPDPDTVDNID; from the coding sequence ATGCAGCATTCGCAAACCCACCTGCGCTCGCGCCCGATCTCGGCCGGCCACCTGCGCGCCTTCGAGGCCGTGGCACGCCACCTCAATTTCCGCGCCGCGGCCGAGGAGATGGCGCTCACCCAGTCGGCCGTGAGCCGCCAGATCCAGTCGCTCGAAGAAGAAGTGGGCGTGGCGCTGTTCCTGCGCCACACGCGCGCGGTCGAGCTCACCAGCGCCGGCGCCCAGCTGCTGCTCGCGGTGCAGCAGTCGCTGCCGCGCATCGACACGGCCGTGCGGCAGATCCGCCAGAGCGCGGGGCGCAAGAGCGTGTCGCTGACCACTTTTGCGTCTTTTGCATCGATGTGGCTGATTCCGCGGCTCGAGGCCTTCCAGCGCGACAACCCGGAGATCGACATCCGCATCGACGCCAGCGACGTGGCGGTCGACCTCGAGGTGGCCGACGTCGACATCGCGCTGCGCTACGGCCCGCGCGAATCGATGCCCGATGGCGCCGTGCGCCTGTTCGGCGAGACGCTGACGCCGGTGGCGAGCCCCTGGCTGATCAAGAGCAGCCCGCCGATCCGCACGCCGGAGGACATCACGCGCTTCACGCTGATCGAGGCCGGCGACGCGCACCGCACGCACCTCGAATGGCTGACCTGGCGGCGCTGGTTCGAGGTCAACGGGCTGGAGCGCGCGCAGCCGAGGCGCTGGCTCTACTTCAACTACGCCTACCAGATGGTGCAGGCCGCGCTCACCGGCCAGGGCGTGGTGCTGGCGCGCAGCTCGCTGATCGCCGAGAGCCTCGCCAACGGCGACCTGGTCGAGGTGCTGCCGCAGCACCGCATGGATTCGCCGATGGGCTACTGGCTCATCGCGGGGCCGCGGCTGGCGCTGCGGCCGGAGATCAAGGCCTTTTCGGAGTGGCTGCAGGCCCAGGCCGTGACGACACGCGAAACCATCGGGGAAGTGCCCGACCCCGACACCGTCGACAACATCGACTGA
- a CDS encoding DUF2917 domain-containing protein, with amino-acid sequence MSTAVCTNPSLASLPASARTTTAAAVPPAVRRGAWQIAPGEAMSLKARTASMLRVRQGRVWVTADAGTAAPSEDLVLAPGESLAVPAGQRIVMEAWDGYGATYSWDPAA; translated from the coding sequence ATGTCCACCGCCGTCTGCACCAATCCGTCGCTCGCATCCCTGCCCGCATCCGCCCGCACCACCACCGCCGCCGCCGTCCCGCCGGCCGTGCGCCGCGGCGCCTGGCAGATCGCCCCCGGCGAGGCGATGAGCCTGAAGGCGCGGACGGCCAGCATGCTGCGCGTCCGCCAGGGCCGGGTCTGGGTCACCGCCGATGCCGGCACCGCCGCCCCGAGCGAGGACCTGGTGCTCGCCCCGGGCGAGTCGCTGGCGGTGCCCGCCGGCCAGCGCATCGTGATGGAAGCGTGGGACGGCTACGGCGCCACGTACTCGTGGGACCCGGCGGCCTGA
- a CDS encoding BLUF domain-containing protein, with the protein MTEQQALHEVFYCSILTQDLPPATVGAIVTQARIRNAQSQITGLLVFDGMRFCHHLEGPQASLEALMQRIAQDPRHMEVRVLYQGPLTARRYSGFGMGLAESEGPDLMAGVHALEGEAALKHFLALRPSFDING; encoded by the coding sequence ATGACAGAACAACAAGCTCTTCACGAAGTCTTCTACTGCAGCATCCTCACGCAAGACCTGCCGCCGGCCACCGTCGGCGCGATCGTGACCCAGGCCCGCATCCGCAATGCCCAGAGCCAGATCACCGGTCTGCTGGTCTTCGACGGCATGCGCTTCTGCCACCATCTCGAAGGGCCGCAAGCCTCGCTGGAAGCGTTGATGCAGCGCATCGCGCAGGATCCGCGGCACATGGAAGTGCGGGTGCTCTACCAGGGGCCGCTCACCGCGCGCCGCTACAGCGGCTTCGGCATGGGCCTGGCCGAGAGCGAAGGGCCCGATCTGATGGCGGGCGTGCATGCGCTGGAGGGCGAGGCCGCGCTGAAGCACTTCCTGGCGCTGCGGCCGAGCTTCGACATCAACGGCTGA
- a CDS encoding Crp/Fnr family transcriptional regulator has protein sequence MRFDDYANPAPPPAGANPCDDCALRRLEAFLPATPEEIQTIKSFRIGTRRVAAGGTIVHEHRPSAELFTLYAGWAFRYKTLSDGRRQILNFLLPGDFIGLQDEFADGQTHGVEAVTDATLCAFSRGRLWELFHAQPKLGYDITWLAAREEKHVDDNLVTAGRRNAVERVAMLLMHLFRRAQRVGMVRDDWVEFPFNQQHIADALGLSLVHTNKTLRKLQSLGFYKLDAGWLRILEPHALERLGDYFERPMRPMPLI, from the coding sequence GTGAGATTCGACGACTACGCCAACCCCGCGCCGCCCCCGGCGGGCGCGAACCCGTGCGACGACTGCGCGCTGCGCCGGCTCGAGGCCTTCCTGCCGGCCACACCCGAGGAAATCCAGACCATCAAGTCGTTCCGCATCGGCACGCGCCGGGTGGCGGCAGGCGGAACGATCGTCCATGAGCACCGGCCGAGCGCCGAGCTCTTCACCCTCTATGCCGGGTGGGCCTTTCGCTACAAGACGCTGAGCGACGGCCGGCGCCAGATCCTGAACTTCCTCTTGCCCGGCGACTTCATCGGCCTGCAGGACGAATTCGCCGACGGCCAGACGCACGGCGTCGAGGCCGTGACCGACGCCACGCTCTGCGCCTTCTCGCGCGGCCGGCTGTGGGAGCTCTTCCATGCGCAGCCCAAGCTCGGCTACGACATCACCTGGCTGGCCGCGCGCGAGGAAAAGCACGTCGACGACAACCTCGTGACCGCCGGCCGCCGCAATGCGGTCGAGCGCGTCGCCATGCTGCTGATGCACCTGTTCCGCCGCGCCCAGCGCGTGGGCATGGTGCGCGACGACTGGGTGGAGTTTCCGTTCAACCAGCAGCACATCGCCGATGCGCTCGGGCTGTCGCTGGTGCACACCAACAAGACCCTGCGCAAGCTCCAGAGCCTGGGCTTCTACAAGCTCGATGCGGGCTGGCTGCGCATCCTCGAGCCGCATGCGCTCGAGCGGCTGGGCGACTACTTCGAGCGCCCGATGCGCCCGATGCCGCTGATCTGA
- a CDS encoding DUF6279 family lipoprotein — protein MRCVNLARIIGLLLAAAALGACSTVRLAYNNLPELSYWWLDGYLDLDGAQTPKVRDELAQLLAWHRRNELPRVATLLQEAEALAPRDVTATEACRMADRIRERLLAVAEQAEPAGTELALSLGEAQLQQLERKYAKNNAEYRKEWLDRSAAQVQERRYDKFVERLEDFYGRLTPEQRALVRQQVAQSVFDPRLADAERRQRQQEALALLRGFQSARPPAAEARAAIHAYVMRVADPPPGPWREHQQALLQEGCRNLAALHNITAPGQREQALRRLQAYRDDVRQLVAAR, from the coding sequence ATGCGTTGCGTCAATCTGGCGCGGATTATCGGCCTGCTGCTCGCGGCGGCCGCGCTGGGCGCCTGCAGCACGGTGCGGCTGGCCTACAACAACCTGCCCGAATTGAGCTACTGGTGGCTCGACGGCTACCTCGACCTCGACGGCGCGCAGACGCCCAAGGTGCGCGACGAACTGGCCCAGCTGCTCGCCTGGCACCGCCGGAACGAGCTGCCCCGCGTGGCCACGCTGCTGCAGGAAGCCGAGGCGCTGGCGCCGCGCGACGTGACCGCGACGGAGGCCTGCCGCATGGCCGACCGGATCCGCGAACGCCTGCTCGCGGTGGCCGAGCAGGCCGAGCCGGCGGGCACCGAACTCGCGCTGAGCCTGGGCGAGGCGCAGTTGCAGCAGCTCGAACGCAAGTACGCCAAGAACAACGCCGAATACCGCAAGGAATGGCTGGACCGCAGCGCGGCCCAGGTGCAGGAGCGGCGCTACGACAAGTTCGTCGAGCGGCTGGAGGACTTCTACGGCCGCCTGACGCCCGAACAGCGCGCGCTGGTGCGGCAACAGGTGGCGCAGTCGGTGTTCGATCCGCGCCTGGCCGATGCCGAGCGCCGCCAGCGCCAGCAGGAGGCGCTGGCGCTGCTGCGCGGCTTCCAGTCCGCCCGGCCGCCGGCCGCGGAGGCGCGCGCGGCGATCCATGCCTACGTGATGCGCGTCGCCGATCCGCCGCCCGGCCCCTGGCGCGAACACCAGCAGGCGCTGCTGCAGGAGGGCTGCCGCAACCTCGCGGCGCTGCACAACATCACCGCCCCGGGCCAGCGCGAGCAGGCGCTGCGGCGGCTGCAGGCCTACCGGGACGACGTGCGGCAGCTGGTGGCGGCGCGCTGA
- the glmU gene encoding bifunctional UDP-N-acetylglucosamine diphosphorylase/glucosamine-1-phosphate N-acetyltransferase GlmU: MDQISQQDQAPVDVVIMAAGKGTRMKSRLPKVLHRLAGRALLAHVTDTAARLGARHVVVVTGHGAAEVEAAMHGRPLQFARQEPQLGTGHAVQQAMPLLPDDGVVLVLSGDVPLIAEDTLRALIAAGAGERLALLTIEVDDPTGYGRIVRAEAEGGAVTAIVEQKDATDAQRAIREVYSGMMAVPAARLKGWLGRLDNRNAQGEYYLTDVVKLAAADGVPVVAHVTDDALQVAGINSPAQLAGLERAWQLRQAEALMAQGVRLADPARFDLRGTLACEADVEIDVNCVFEGAVFLGEGVRIGANCVIANARIEAGAVIHPFTHIDGEKAGVTVGEKALVGPFARLRPGAQLGAEVHIGNFVEVKNSTLADGAKANHLAYLGDATVGRRVNYGAGSITANYDGANKHRTVIEDDVHVGSNCVLVAPVTIGAGGTIGGGSTVNKSTEPGALTVARSKPVSYPNWQRPQKKK, translated from the coding sequence ATGGATCAGATTTCCCAACAGGACCAGGCCCCGGTCGACGTGGTCATCATGGCCGCCGGCAAGGGCACGCGCATGAAGAGCCGGCTGCCCAAAGTGTTGCATCGTTTGGCCGGCCGTGCGCTGCTCGCGCATGTGACCGACACCGCGGCGCGGCTCGGCGCGCGCCATGTGGTGGTGGTCACCGGCCACGGCGCGGCGGAGGTCGAGGCGGCGATGCACGGCCGGCCGCTGCAGTTCGCGCGCCAGGAGCCGCAGCTCGGCACGGGCCATGCGGTGCAGCAGGCCATGCCGCTGCTGCCCGACGACGGGGTGGTGCTCGTGCTCTCGGGCGACGTGCCGCTGATCGCCGAGGACACGCTGCGCGCGCTGATCGCCGCCGGCGCGGGCGAGCGGCTCGCGCTGCTGACCATCGAGGTCGACGATCCGACCGGCTACGGGCGCATCGTGCGTGCCGAGGCGGAGGGCGGGGCGGTGACGGCCATCGTCGAGCAGAAGGACGCCACCGATGCGCAGCGCGCCATCCGCGAGGTCTACAGCGGCATGATGGCCGTGCCCGCGGCGCGGCTGAAGGGCTGGCTCGGCCGGCTAGACAACCGCAACGCGCAGGGCGAGTACTACCTGACCGATGTCGTCAAGCTCGCGGCCGCCGACGGCGTGCCGGTGGTTGCGCACGTCACGGACGACGCGCTGCAGGTGGCCGGCATCAACAGCCCCGCGCAACTCGCCGGGCTCGAACGCGCATGGCAGCTGCGGCAGGCCGAGGCGCTCATGGCGCAGGGGGTGCGGCTTGCCGATCCGGCGCGCTTCGACCTGCGCGGCACGCTGGCTTGCGAGGCCGACGTCGAGATCGACGTCAACTGCGTGTTCGAGGGCGCGGTGTTCCTCGGCGAAGGCGTGCGCATCGGCGCCAACTGCGTGATCGCCAACGCCCGCATCGAAGCCGGCGCGGTGATCCATCCCTTCACCCACATCGACGGCGAGAAGGCCGGCGTGACGGTGGGCGAGAAGGCGCTGGTCGGGCCCTTCGCGCGCCTGCGCCCCGGGGCCCAGCTGGGCGCCGAGGTGCACATCGGCAACTTCGTCGAGGTCAAGAACTCGACCCTGGCCGACGGCGCCAAGGCCAACCACCTGGCCTACCTCGGCGACGCCACCGTGGGCCGGCGCGTCAATTACGGCGCGGGCAGCATCACGGCCAACTACGACGGCGCCAACAAGCACCGCACCGTGATCGAGGACGACGTGCACGTGGGCAGCAACTGCGTGCTGGTGGCGCCGGTGACCATCGGCGCCGGCGGCACCATCGGCGGCGGCTCGACGGTCAACAAGTCCACCGAACCCGGTGCGCTCACCGTCGCGCGCAGCAAGCCGGTCAGCTATCCGAACTGGCAGCGCCCGCAGAAGAAGAAATAG
- a CDS encoding Lrp/AsnC family transcriptional regulator: MESLSLDPTDLRLLDALQHDASQTNQRLAAEVGISPPTCLRRVQRLREAGLIERQVALLSPDRLAAVLGHGLQAVVEISLDRQDAAALDAFEARVIADEAVQQCWRVSPGPDFVLVVAARDMPGYGALAQRLFTADANVRNVKAFFSLKRAKFEPRLPISSSAGAASSDS; the protein is encoded by the coding sequence ATGGAATCCTTATCGCTCGATCCCACCGACCTGCGCCTGCTGGACGCCCTCCAGCACGACGCCTCTCAGACCAACCAGCGCCTCGCCGCCGAGGTCGGGATCTCACCGCCCACCTGCCTGCGGCGGGTGCAGCGGCTGCGCGAGGCGGGGCTCATCGAGCGCCAGGTCGCGCTGCTCTCGCCCGACCGGCTCGCGGCGGTGCTGGGCCACGGCCTGCAGGCGGTGGTGGAGATATCGCTCGACCGTCAGGATGCCGCGGCGCTCGACGCCTTCGAGGCGCGCGTGATCGCCGACGAGGCCGTGCAGCAATGCTGGCGCGTCTCGCCCGGGCCGGATTTCGTGCTGGTGGTGGCCGCGCGCGACATGCCGGGCTATGGCGCGCTCGCGCAGCGGCTCTTCACGGCCGACGCGAACGTGCGCAACGTCAAGGCCTTCTTCAGTCTGAAGCGCGCGAAGTTCGAGCCCCGGCTGCCTATTTCTTCTTCTGCGGGCGCTGCCAGTTCGGATAGCTGA